The proteins below come from a single Deinococcus ruber genomic window:
- a CDS encoding ParB/RepB/Spo0J family partition protein: MTGRSKKPAPGARLAGLITSAAEETPTSLPLTDIRTGAAHQPRRRAEDANLQELAASIRVKGILQPLLVRPTASGYELVAGERRLRAAELAGLTEVPVLIRELTDAEALEAALIENLQREGMEIIDEVDATLTLVANRLGIPRDQARHRLMAQRTRDAQAEDLPELEALFALLGRGTWQSFVKNKLRILNWPDTVLAAMRDHGLAYSIAGIIAAAPTEHQAELLAYALTKTSKAQVRTRAKTLNPPKSRRIDRQRTILMARKLASERWLASLNDQDEKELEAWLKKMPERIRQAVEPGGA; the protein is encoded by the coding sequence ATGACCGGGCGCAGCAAGAAGCCCGCGCCAGGAGCACGGCTCGCGGGGCTGATCACGTCAGCCGCCGAGGAAACCCCGACCAGCCTCCCCCTGACCGACATCCGCACCGGGGCCGCGCATCAGCCGCGCCGCCGGGCCGAGGACGCCAACCTGCAGGAACTGGCCGCCAGCATCCGGGTGAAGGGCATTCTCCAGCCGCTGCTGGTGCGTCCGACCGCGAGCGGGTACGAGTTGGTGGCGGGCGAGCGTCGCCTGCGGGCCGCCGAACTGGCCGGACTGACCGAAGTGCCGGTGCTGATCCGCGAACTGACGGACGCTGAAGCCTTGGAAGCGGCGCTGATCGAGAACCTGCAACGCGAGGGGATGGAGATTATCGACGAGGTGGACGCCACCCTCACGCTGGTCGCCAACCGCCTGGGGATTCCACGTGATCAGGCCCGCCACCGCCTGATGGCGCAGCGCACCCGCGACGCCCAGGCAGAAGACCTTCCGGAACTGGAAGCACTGTTCGCTCTGCTGGGGCGCGGCACGTGGCAGAGTTTCGTGAAGAACAAGCTCCGCATTCTCAACTGGCCGGACACCGTGCTGGCCGCCATGCGTGATCACGGACTGGCGTACAGCATCGCGGGTATCATCGCGGCGGCCCCGACCGAGCATCAGGCCGAGCTGCTGGCCTACGCGCTGACGAAGACCAGCAAGGCGCAGGTGCGGACGCGGGCGAAGACCCTCAACCCACCGAAGTCGCGCCGTATCGACCGGCAGCGCACCATCCTGATGGCCCGCAAGCTGGCCTCCGAGCGCTGGCTGGCGTCCTTGAACGACCAGGACGAGAAAGAATTGGAGGCCTGGCTCAAGAAGATGCCCGAGCGCATCCGGCAGGCGGTCGAGCCGGGCGGGGCGTGA
- a CDS encoding DUF3846 domain-containing protein — MILVVLHPDGRREELTCTKETKVSVMQAAVGGDIEFMSPAFHGLQNWEVILNEDGLDRLPENFWGCRAIGMDARLYQPTCGPLVLVPLPAGQTNHKRRDAKAEYFGRIDAVSLGLASATEAGLGHLIDAR; from the coding sequence ATGATTCTGGTGGTGCTGCATCCGGACGGCAGGCGCGAGGAACTGACCTGCACCAAGGAGACCAAGGTCAGCGTCATGCAGGCCGCGGTAGGCGGCGACATCGAGTTCATGTCGCCCGCCTTCCACGGCCTCCAGAACTGGGAAGTTATCTTAAATGAGGACGGTCTTGATCGCCTGCCGGAAAATTTCTGGGGCTGCCGTGCCATCGGCATGGATGCGCGGCTCTACCAGCCGACGTGTGGCCCACTGGTGCTGGTGCCGCTGCCCGCAGGTCAAACGAACCACAAGCGCCGCGACGCCAAGGCCGAGTATTTCGGGCGCATCGACGCCGTTTCCCTCGGGCTGGCGAGCGCCACCGAGGCGGGGCTGGGGCACCTGATCGACGCCCGCTGA
- a CDS encoding ParA family protein: MITLTLFNHAGGSGKSSLTRDIGYALAQAGQRVLLIDLDAQANLTDWLGVQNVQAEQTIAGVAVRGEDLPEPVEVFGLHLIPADLGLALIEGQMMGAVGAHLSLRQALQNVTDRYDIVLIDSPPSLGQVAILGAVAADAMLVPVLTQQKGLNGLVGLTQALAQYRRVRRDLTVALYIPTKYDGRRTHDRETLAFLRESVSPVAQPIPDRGAAWHEATAAGQPLGVYAPRSEAWRDVLKVTQEVADAVGLNVQVNA, translated from the coding sequence ATGATCACCCTCACGCTCTTCAACCACGCGGGCGGCAGCGGGAAGTCTTCCCTCACCCGCGACATCGGCTATGCGCTGGCTCAGGCAGGCCAACGCGTGCTGCTGATCGACCTCGACGCCCAGGCCAACCTCACCGACTGGCTGGGCGTGCAGAACGTCCAAGCCGAGCAGACCATCGCCGGGGTCGCGGTACGCGGCGAGGACCTCCCAGAACCCGTCGAGGTGTTCGGCCTGCACCTGATTCCCGCCGATCTGGGGCTGGCGCTGATCGAAGGGCAGATGATGGGCGCGGTCGGGGCACACCTGAGCCTGCGTCAGGCACTCCAGAACGTGACCGACCGCTACGACATCGTGCTGATCGATTCGCCGCCCAGCCTGGGACAGGTGGCGATTCTGGGTGCGGTGGCCGCCGACGCGATGCTGGTGCCGGTGCTGACCCAGCAGAAGGGGCTGAACGGACTGGTCGGGCTGACGCAGGCGCTGGCACAGTATCGCCGGGTACGCCGTGACCTCACGGTGGCGCTGTACATCCCGACCAAATACGACGGGCGACGCACCCACGACCGCGAGACACTCGCCTTCCTGCGGGAATCGGTGTCTCCGGTCGCGCAGCCGATTCCAGACCGGGGCGCGGCTTGGCACGAGGCCACCGCCGCCGGACAGCCGCTCGGGGTGTACGCGCCGCGCAGTGAAGCCTGGAGGGACGTGTTGAAAGTGACGCAGGAAGTAGCGGACGCGGTGGGACTGAACGTGCAGGTGAACGCATGA
- a CDS encoding TetR/AcrR family transcriptional regulator has translation MSDLVGFPTELNRKRHHQHPVALHVILRPVEPRQGALTKRNEIVAAALELYRTFGVGGTTLKNVSDASEVPLGNLYYYFKTRSQLVLAVLDECEHELQTLLKRLSGLSPVAWLDAYFEWLLTDPAAAARFGCPFGALALELRALSDPAADRAAETVETYFRAVCVQTVALGLPLTFADDLFTAVQGSYTVARVRGDAAFFQASIQRLRDRTMQTIGAV, from the coding sequence ATGAGCGACTTGGTTGGATTTCCAACTGAGCTTAACCGCAAGCGTCATCACCAACATCCGGTCGCGCTTCATGTCATCTTGAGGCCCGTGGAACCGCGTCAGGGAGCATTGACGAAACGAAACGAGATCGTGGCCGCAGCGTTAGAGCTCTACCGGACCTTCGGTGTCGGTGGAACAACTCTCAAGAACGTCTCTGACGCGTCGGAAGTTCCACTTGGCAACCTGTACTACTACTTCAAGACCCGCAGCCAGCTGGTGCTGGCCGTGCTGGACGAGTGCGAGCACGAATTGCAGACGCTGTTGAAACGGCTCTCGGGGCTCAGTCCCGTTGCGTGGCTGGACGCCTATTTTGAATGGCTGCTCACCGACCCGGCGGCCGCTGCCCGCTTCGGTTGTCCCTTCGGTGCGTTGGCTCTAGAGCTGCGCGCGCTGAGTGATCCGGCCGCAGATCGGGCCGCTGAGACCGTGGAAACCTATTTCAGGGCCGTGTGCGTTCAGACGGTCGCGCTCGGACTTCCTCTAACATTTGCTGACGATCTGTTCACTGCTGTTCAGGGAAGTTACACGGTCGCACGGGTCAGAGGTGACGCGGCCTTCTTCCAGGCCAGCATTCAGCGCCTGCGTGACCGCACAATGCAGACTATCGGAGCGGTCTAA
- a CDS encoding alpha/beta fold hydrolase, with product MTSPSPATRSTAQGRSVPSFHHIRRGQGKPLLLIHGLGSSWQTWAPILAGLEAQREVIAVDLPGFGHTPPLPGEVSIATLADALTDFLTRANLLGIDAVGTSMGARLVLELARRGGVLGAVVSLDPGGFWQGWERGFFYSTVAASIKLIRALQPAMPALTASPVGRSALFAQFSSHPWDLAPDLTLTEMRSFAASPSTDELLRDLVFGKTQQGIPRGRLEHPLVIGWGRWDRVCLPAQASRAQALFPDARLHWFDHSGHFPHWDMPAQTLRLILDATA from the coding sequence GTGACTTCTCCCTCTCCCGCCACCCGGTCCACCGCTCAGGGCCGTTCCGTTCCTTCGTTCCATCACATCCGGCGCGGCCAGGGCAAGCCGCTCCTGTTAATCCATGGGCTGGGGAGTTCCTGGCAAACCTGGGCGCCAATTCTGGCCGGACTAGAGGCGCAGCGTGAAGTCATCGCCGTCGATCTGCCCGGCTTCGGCCACACGCCCCCACTGCCCGGTGAAGTGAGCATCGCCACGCTCGCCGACGCACTGACCGATTTTCTGACGCGGGCGAACCTCCTGGGCATCGACGCCGTGGGCACCTCAATGGGCGCTCGATTGGTGCTGGAACTCGCGCGGCGCGGGGGCGTCCTGGGAGCGGTGGTGTCGCTTGATCCAGGCGGGTTCTGGCAGGGCTGGGAACGGGGCTTCTTCTACAGCACGGTGGCCGCGTCCATCAAACTCATCCGCGCGCTTCAGCCTGCCATGCCCGCCCTGACGGCTTCGCCCGTCGGCCGCAGCGCCCTGTTCGCCCAGTTCTCCTCGCATCCCTGGGACTTGGCGCCGGACCTCACCCTGACCGAAATGAGGAGCTTCGCCGCCTCTCCGTCCACCGACGAACTGCTGCGCGACCTGGTGTTCGGCAAGACGCAGCAAGGGATCCCCCGGGGCCGGTTGGAGCACCCGCTGGTGATCGGCTGGGGCCGCTGGGACCGGGTGTGTCTGCCAGCACAGGCATCAAGGGCACAGGCGTTGTTTCCCGACGCCCGGCTGCACTGGTTCGACCACAGCGGCCACTTCCCGCACTGGGACATGCCTGCACAGACGCTGCGGCTGATTCTGGACGCCACGGCCTGA
- a CDS encoding SRPBCC family protein, whose protein sequence is MSNKAVEGPRILGRLGSVDSQGMVRIEDRFDTEIEDLWSALTNPLRLARWIGEVKGDLRLGGTFHARYFASGWEGTGYVQVCEPPRRLVIVTTEAEGSDKHITEATLTADGDQTLLVIEERGLPRHQLAGYGAGIQVHVEDLAAYLAGQERCDASARWAVLFPAYQALEADLR, encoded by the coding sequence ATGAGCAACAAGGCAGTTGAAGGTCCACGCATCCTGGGTCGCCTGGGATCCGTTGACAGCCAGGGCATGGTGCGAATCGAAGACCGCTTCGACACCGAGATCGAAGACTTGTGGTCAGCCCTCACGAACCCGCTCCGGCTCGCCCGCTGGATTGGCGAGGTGAAGGGGGACCTGCGTCTCGGAGGGACCTTCCATGCGCGTTATTTTGCCAGCGGCTGGGAGGGCACCGGGTACGTGCAGGTCTGCGAACCCCCACGGCGCCTCGTCATCGTGACAACGGAAGCAGAGGGGTCGGACAAGCACATCACCGAGGCCACCCTGACAGCAGACGGCGACCAGACCCTGCTGGTGATTGAAGAACGGGGGCTGCCCAGGCACCAACTCGCTGGCTACGGCGCTGGAATTCAGGTGCACGTCGAAGATCTGGCTGCTTACCTGGCTGGGCAGGAGCGCTGTGATGCATCGGCGCGGTGGGCGGTGCTCTTCCCGGCCTACCAAGCGTTGGAGGCTGATCTCCGCTAG
- a CDS encoding DUF4142 domain-containing protein has translation MSEVDQMNAELSAETNDRRVFLSKLTAAGLGVGLLGLGSTVGAASMKMGLTEKDFRMGVVGPATLSRIVSQLAVLRATQADTREFARFELREAIAVTTVLQELKTPTPPMDAKAKATLAKIRSAAPGREFDVAYITAQHDNHIFLMNLATAYLKNTTPSEPTFAEQQGRHLATLALNQFTEHVELTARILSELQQ, from the coding sequence ATGAGTGAAGTTGACCAGATGAACGCTGAGCTGAGCGCAGAAACGAATGACCGCCGCGTATTCCTTAGCAAACTGACAGCAGCAGGCCTAGGCGTGGGCTTGCTCGGCTTGGGCAGTACCGTCGGCGCCGCCAGCATGAAGATGGGGTTGACCGAGAAAGACTTCCGAATGGGCGTGGTCGGTCCGGCGACCCTGTCGCGGATCGTCAGTCAGCTGGCCGTCCTGCGGGCAACCCAGGCAGACACCCGGGAGTTCGCCCGCTTTGAGCTGCGTGAGGCCATTGCCGTCACCACTGTTCTACAGGAGTTGAAGACGCCGACGCCCCCGATGGACGCCAAGGCCAAGGCAACCCTGGCCAAGATCCGGAGTGCAGCGCCGGGACGCGAGTTCGACGTGGCTTACATCACTGCGCAGCATGACAACCATATTTTTCTGATGAATCTGGCGACGGCGTACCTCAAGAACACCACTCCCAGTGAGCCCACCTTTGCAGAACAGCAGGGGAGGCACCTGGCGACCCTGGCACTCAATCAGTTCACCGAGCACGTTGAATTAACAGCCAGGATTCTCAGCGAGTTGCAGCAGTAG
- a CDS encoding WD40 repeat domain-containing protein, with protein MTPTRTRPVLSKQQVLVNRLITVAMLGLLATQLRNVPVVDGWIAALTGTQSFRSHTVFQRFEQLKTARPSPDGRHLAAGGNTAHGSSFTGTVILWNTVTGQREWTTVLPTEDFSTTEHLTWSPDGQTILAASGNILHILSVQTGKEVRAITGVTSYVCGLRTLPQGLLMTEGTHGGPAFLTLRAWPDLQLVWRVPMHCVGSNHGGDVDPRGRLMAFSSEDTPESMGVALVDLTRRTVLPYRLERTDGVGTAYANAAMSFAVNPDGVEVAAGYPDGTIIVWNARTRKELWRTRPYRDLVFQLSWNPDGTTLASSAFGRCSWWRSKCVALSKKTGAGVQSQIIHSGDLVTDLYWNDAGTLLMTTGTHAFTAHVSK; from the coding sequence TTGACACCGACACGGACGCGGCCCGTCCTGTCGAAGCAGCAGGTGCTGGTCAACCGGCTGATCACGGTTGCCATGCTGGGGCTCCTGGCGACCCAGCTGAGGAACGTTCCGGTAGTCGACGGGTGGATCGCCGCGCTCACCGGAACGCAGAGCTTCAGAAGCCACACCGTCTTCCAGCGCTTCGAGCAGCTCAAGACGGCGCGTCCGTCACCAGACGGGCGGCACCTCGCGGCAGGGGGCAACACCGCACACGGGAGCAGCTTCACCGGCACCGTCATCCTGTGGAACACCGTCACGGGCCAGCGGGAGTGGACCACCGTGCTGCCGACAGAGGACTTCAGCACCACCGAACATCTGACGTGGTCACCGGACGGGCAGACGATTCTGGCGGCATCCGGCAACATCCTGCATATCCTGAGCGTTCAGACCGGCAAGGAGGTGCGGGCGATCACGGGCGTCACGTCATACGTCTGTGGGCTACGGACCCTGCCACAGGGGCTCCTGATGACCGAAGGAACGCACGGTGGTCCAGCCTTCCTGACGCTCCGGGCCTGGCCGGATCTGCAGCTGGTGTGGCGCGTCCCGATGCACTGCGTGGGGTCCAATCACGGCGGCGACGTGGACCCTCGCGGACGGCTGATGGCCTTCTCTTCCGAAGACACGCCCGAAAGCATGGGGGTGGCGCTGGTGGATCTGACGCGCCGCACGGTCCTGCCGTACCGGTTAGAACGCACGGACGGCGTTGGTACAGCGTATGCCAATGCGGCCATGTCGTTCGCGGTGAACCCAGATGGCGTGGAGGTCGCGGCGGGCTATCCAGACGGAACGATCATCGTCTGGAACGCAAGAACTCGGAAGGAACTGTGGCGGACACGTCCATATCGTGACCTGGTCTTCCAGCTCTCGTGGAATCCGGACGGCACCACGCTCGCCTCCTCCGCCTTCGGGCGGTGCAGTTGGTGGCGGAGTAAGTGCGTGGCGCTCTCCAAGAAAACCGGTGCGGGGGTGCAGTCGCAGATCATTCATTCAGGCGACCTCGTGACGGATCTTTACTGGAATGACGCGGGGACGCTGCTGATGACGACCGGGACCCACGCGTTCACCGCGCACGTGTCAAAGTGA
- a CDS encoding FG-GAP-like repeat-containing protein has protein sequence MTLSGNGTQALTATVHPVGFTPQGLTSQSQVALTPLTRGEFDFAGQRYLQATFTVENRSTTDLTHLTFLAVSTPQTLSGTPIASFRRFDGSPADPAIASQLRPTQPLNLVSAQPQVIQEDADFQAYAETDVSPAAFARPAGVLDVFPYGFVAHVPGSGSRTIPAGGSGQVTVALKIPLQASTAANPFTLSLMVEAVTDSTPAITRSPEEFGTGGLARVQARVAALQALFPTTPVVLRTLGCPVPGVSLSPLRTAGPAGAPTVTIGPPFSLVALRPQPFLSAAEQLSTAPSFTASFDTRVQGLSQDFTVQGSQSGRFTLEGGAGTATLTRRAAHPLHAGEEVQVALNRTLQSTDGAAFCAPFSARYRVATQPEGAPGAVLSGQPAVGSTPESVVVGDLNGDGRLDSVAGNIRDNTVSVLLGNGDGTFQPKRDVAVGLRPQGVTLEDVNADGHLDLLTANMDDSTVSVLLGNGDGTFQARQDLPTGSAPVGVVTADINGDGHQDVLTADSNTYGESTDSTVSLLLGNGDGTFQPRQGLGFREPPNALAVADVNNDGVPDLLSALDTSVAVRLGNGDSSFRTAPDVPVGNIPNSIATGDLNGDTHLDLVVVNFSDKTLSVLLGNGDGTFQPQTVITPSSSYLKAVAMGDVNGDGHLDLVTANLVSSDVSVLLGNGDGTLQSPQVMDAGERTYPAAVALGDLNGDGRLDVLTADSIARSLSVFLKN, from the coding sequence ATGACCCTCAGCGGGAACGGCACCCAGGCCCTTACGGCCACGGTTCACCCGGTCGGCTTCACCCCCCAGGGCCTGACCAGTCAATCCCAGGTCGCGCTCACGCCGCTGACCCGTGGTGAGTTCGATTTCGCTGGACAGCGTTACCTGCAGGCGACTTTCACGGTCGAGAACCGGAGCACCACCGACCTGACGCATCTGACCTTCCTGGCGGTCTCCACCCCCCAGACCCTCAGCGGCACGCCCATCGCCAGCTTCCGCCGCTTCGACGGCTCACCGGCCGATCCAGCGATCGCCTCGCAGCTGCGCCCGACCCAGCCGCTGAACCTGGTGTCGGCCCAGCCGCAGGTGATTCAGGAGGACGCCGACTTCCAAGCGTACGCCGAGACTGACGTCAGCCCGGCGGCGTTTGCACGCCCAGCGGGCGTGCTGGACGTCTTTCCCTACGGCTTCGTGGCCCACGTGCCCGGCAGCGGCTCACGGACCATCCCGGCAGGCGGCAGTGGCCAGGTCACCGTCGCGCTGAAGATCCCGCTGCAGGCGAGCACGGCGGCCAATCCCTTCACGCTGTCGCTGATGGTGGAAGCGGTCACCGACAGCACTCCTGCTATCACCCGCAGTCCCGAGGAGTTTGGTACGGGCGGTCTCGCCCGCGTGCAGGCCCGCGTCGCCGCGCTGCAGGCACTGTTCCCAACTACGCCGGTGGTGCTGCGAACGCTGGGCTGTCCGGTTCCGGGCGTGTCCCTGTCCCCGCTCCGCACAGCCGGCCCCGCAGGCGCCCCCACTGTGACGATCGGCCCGCCCTTTTCCCTTGTGGCGCTGCGTCCGCAGCCGTTCCTCAGCGCGGCGGAGCAGCTCTCCACAGCACCGAGCTTCACCGCCTCCTTTGATACCCGGGTGCAGGGCCTGTCGCAGGACTTCACCGTGCAGGGCTCGCAGTCGGGGCGGTTCACTCTTGAGGGCGGCGCTGGCACCGCCACGCTGACCCGCCGCGCTGCCCACCCGCTGCATGCGGGGGAGGAGGTGCAGGTGGCACTGAACCGGACGCTGCAGTCGACGGACGGGGCGGCCTTCTGCGCGCCCTTCAGCGCCCGTTACCGGGTGGCGACGCAGCCGGAAGGAGCACCTGGGGCCGTCCTGAGTGGTCAGCCCGCGGTGGGCTCGACACCAGAATCTGTGGTGGTAGGGGACCTGAACGGCGACGGCCGGCTCGACAGCGTAGCGGGGAATATCCGCGACAATACCGTGTCGGTGTTGTTGGGCAATGGCGACGGCACCTTCCAGCCGAAGCGGGACGTCGCGGTGGGGCTGCGGCCTCAGGGCGTGACGCTGGAGGACGTGAATGCCGACGGCCACCTCGACCTGCTCACGGCGAACATGGATGACAGTACCGTCTCGGTGCTGCTGGGCAACGGCGACGGGACTTTCCAGGCACGGCAGGATCTTCCCACCGGCAGCGCTCCAGTGGGGGTGGTCACGGCGGACATCAACGGCGACGGCCACCAGGACGTTCTGACGGCAGACAGCAACACGTACGGAGAGAGTACCGACAGTACCGTGTCGCTGCTGCTGGGCAACGGCGACGGGACCTTTCAGCCGAGACAAGGCCTGGGATTCCGTGAGCCCCCGAACGCCCTTGCGGTGGCGGACGTGAACAACGACGGCGTGCCCGACCTGCTGAGTGCTCTGGATACCAGCGTGGCAGTGCGGCTGGGCAATGGCGACAGCAGCTTCCGGACAGCTCCGGATGTTCCGGTGGGCAACATCCCGAACTCGATCGCGACCGGAGATCTCAACGGAGACACGCACCTCGATCTTGTGGTCGTCAACTTCTCGGATAAAACGCTGTCCGTGCTGCTAGGCAACGGGGACGGCACGTTCCAGCCGCAGACAGTCATCACGCCCAGCAGCAGCTATCTCAAAGCGGTGGCGATGGGGGACGTCAATGGCGACGGTCATCTGGATCTGGTGACGGCGAATCTGGTCAGCAGCGACGTTTCGGTGCTGCTGGGGAACGGCGACGGCACGCTGCAGTCCCCGCAGGTCATGGATGCAGGTGAGCGGACGTACCCAGCTGCCGTGGCGCTGGGTGACCTGAACGGGGACGGGCGACTGGACGTACTGACGGCAGACAGCATCGCCAGGAGCCTGTCGGTGTTCCTGAAGAACTGA
- a CDS encoding ArsR/SmtB family transcription factor, translating into MDAVLTALADEGRRTLLQTLSQGPATAGELAALLPIARPGVSRHLRVLREAGLVEVRHEAQRRIYSLRLEPLVEVDDWLARYRALWEQRLDALHTEVARGKRQQRSE; encoded by the coding sequence ATGGACGCTGTTCTGACCGCACTGGCGGATGAGGGCCGCCGGACCCTGCTGCAGACCTTATCTCAAGGTCCAGCAACGGCCGGAGAGCTCGCCGCGCTGCTGCCAATCGCACGTCCTGGCGTCTCACGCCACCTCCGCGTCTTGCGTGAAGCCGGGCTGGTCGAGGTTCGCCATGAAGCGCAGCGGCGCATTTACAGTCTCCGGCTCGAACCGCTGGTCGAGGTCGACGATTGGCTCGCCCGGTACCGGGCTTTGTGGGAGCAGCGGCTGGACGCCCTGCATACCGAGGTCGCCAGAGGAAAACGCCAACAAAGGAGCGAGTGA
- a CDS encoding alpha/beta fold hydrolase, whose protein sequence is MITLQKQVLMLSVALLTTTASAGGSPGRQEGMLDINGAQIHYVSVGNGTPILLLHGYPLSGELFARNRDVLAAAGYRVITIDHRGYGMSSAPTDAPGDLQTYAKDALAVMDKLQVPKAIIGGMSMGGPITFEMYREAPDRFLGMILIDTLANPAGIVEQNLWKGMAQKATLYGSQSLAPELLKDMLTGQTRMNRPGDAKALTAIVSQASVAGDVAGAMVLANRPDSIPTLKTIRVPALILEGLEDTVYPPEFSMKMQQNIVGSKLVIIPGAAHAAIYEKASAMNAAIIAWAKTLK, encoded by the coding sequence ATGATCACCCTGCAAAAACAAGTTCTGATGCTGTCAGTCGCCCTGCTCACCACGACCGCTTCCGCAGGCGGCAGTCCCGGGCGACAGGAAGGGATGCTGGACATCAACGGCGCTCAGATTCACTACGTCTCCGTCGGCAACGGTACTCCTATACTGCTGCTGCACGGCTACCCGCTCTCAGGCGAACTATTCGCGCGCAACCGTGACGTACTGGCAGCGGCCGGCTACCGGGTCATTACCATTGACCACCGGGGGTACGGCATGAGCAGCGCTCCCACTGACGCCCCCGGCGACCTGCAGACCTATGCCAAAGACGCGCTCGCGGTCATGGACAAGCTGCAAGTGCCCAAGGCGATCATCGGCGGCATGAGCATGGGCGGCCCGATCACCTTCGAGATGTATCGCGAAGCCCCTGATCGGTTCCTCGGAATGATCCTGATCGACACCCTTGCTAATCCGGCTGGCATCGTCGAACAGAATCTCTGGAAAGGCATGGCCCAGAAAGCCACGCTGTACGGCTCGCAGTCGTTGGCTCCGGAGCTGCTCAAGGACATGCTGACCGGTCAGACTCGGATGAACCGCCCCGGTGATGCCAAGGCCCTGACCGCCATCGTGAGCCAGGCGAGCGTCGCTGGTGACGTGGCCGGCGCGATGGTGTTGGCGAATCGCCCCGACTCCATCCCGACCCTGAAGACCATCCGGGTGCCGGCGCTGATCCTCGAGGGCCTCGAAGATACGGTGTACCCTCCCGAGTTCAGCATGAAGATGCAGCAGAACATCGTGGGTTCCAAGCTGGTGATCATTCCTGGGGCAGCCCACGCTGCTATCTATGAGAAGGCGAGCGCCATGAACGCTGCCATCATCGCCTGGGCCAAAACACTGAAGTGA